TCAAAGATTGCTAGATACACTCGTATGAATGTCATAAGTTATAATCGTTCCTCTCTTGATTTAAGGTATAAATTATCAGATGATCCAGGTAGTAAAAAACTTAGAAGTCGGGAAAGAAAAGAAACTATGAACTACGCAACCTTAATGGTATATACTAAAATTCCCGAAAGAATATTCTATGGCTTGCTTCGCAATTATGGCAAGGATGTATACATAAAAGCTGATATTTATATAGAAAAGGAAGGTAAATATCAAAAATACGACTTAGAGACTCGTCTTAAAGATAATTTAAATACTCAATCTCTTTATCGTGGTGAGCAGTATTGGGTTAAAGATTGCACAATGCTAATGAAAGGTGAAATGATAGGTATAGAGTTAGTGGATTTAATATTAGGTATTATACGCTTAATTATAAAAAATGCCCCTATCCCAAATGGATTAACAGATAAAGAATATCAAGAACAAAATATTAAAGGAAAAGCAAAGAAACATCAACTTGTCATTGAACTCTTAAAGATTAAATCATTCTATCAATTCCTACAAAATATTAAATATTACGAGTGGGATAGTCATAAGGAACTGTCCGAAATACACTTTAATGACTATTTAGACTTGTTTATGGCAAAGAACTTTAGAGAATTTGAGTAATCAATATAAGGAAGTGATTTTTTGAATCAGATATCTTTTGATGAATTATTTATCCAAGAAAAAACATCTTCACCAAAACCTTCTGCCCCTTCTCAATTAGAACGTGATATTCAGGTCATATTGGAGCATGGAGAAACAAGTGCATTAAATATATGTGAAAAACTTATTGCAATAAATTCAATTTCCTCTGATCGTTATTTAACTGAGAAGCCAAAAGATTATTACAAAGTCTGTTGTATATTAGATAGTTTACACAACGAGGGCAAACTAAGATTTATCGAGGATAAGGATAAAACAGATAGAATATATGAACTAATCCTATAACCTACTAAATAAGGAGGAACTTTATTTATGAACTGTTTTGGCAAAGAAAGAAGAAAAGAAATAGTTAGTAAATATAATATAGAACCTATTGCCTATTTAAAATTACTTAATGATGAATTAGAGAGTTGCACAGGTAAAAAAATAACAGAAGCTTATTATACATTCTATTACCAGCATAAAGTAAATAATAATGATAAAGGTACTTTTATCAGTGGTAAAACTTCGGGAAAACACTTTTTAGAATTAATTAATCATACAGGACTTTCTTTATTTAATCCGTTACAAGAAATAGCTACTACAAATGGTCCAGAATCTGCAGGTACGTCTTCCGGTGAGACAAGTAAAGTTAAATGGGATCCTATGGCTCTAGAGTTGTTTAATGCAATAAATATCTTAATTTTTTATTGGGGTAATAGACCATTAACCAATTTTCTTGCTGAATTTTTAATAGATATAAGGAAATATCCATATGCACAGCCTTACGATAAAAGAATTAAGGCAGTAAATACAGTAATTAGTCGGCAAAACCATAATACTATCCAAGGGATGCTCTCTGAATTAAGAAACACTAATCCCTCAATTAAAGAATTTTCTTTTGACACACTACACAAATACCTATTAAGCAAAGATCTTGACTCTTATTTTAAGTAATTTCACAAAATGAATAAGAACAAATGTTCGTTAAAATTTTCTTTAACGCGATTTTCGACAAAATTCTACAGAGGTGAATATTTTGGCTTCTCAATCTTTAGAACATCAAAAACATGAAAAACGGTTAAATACTCACCTAAAAGAATTTCCCGATTATGTTAGAGAATATATCCAGGCACAGAAGAGAAAAAATCGTTCCCCCTCTACCCTACTTGGATATATTCATGACTTCAAAAAGTTTTTCATATACCTTCAAGAAGAAGGTATTACTGATAAAAAAAATATAAAAGACATTCCGTATACAGTGTTAGAACACCTTCGTAAAGATGAGGTAGAATTTTATGTTGATTTTCTTCATGAAGAACAAATTGAGGTTCGTAAAGGTGTATTTAAGAAGAGATCAAGGGCTTCAATCAACCGCAATATATCGGCTCTTACCTCCCTTTTCACATTCCTAACAACTCAAACAGAAAATCAAGAAGGTGAATGCTACTTTTATCGTAATGTCATGAGCAAAATTCCGCTTTTAGGAAGATCAGAAACTGCAAATAGACGGTCAGCTGCAATTAGCTCTAAGATTTTACATAATCATTCTATTACTGACTTTCTGGACTATGTAAAATTTGAATACTTAACTGAAATAGATGGAAAGCAAAAAGAACGGTTCAAGAAAAATAGAGAAAGAGACATTGCTATCCTCTCCCTATTTTTAGGAACTGGATTACGAGTCAGTGAATTAGCAAGCTTAACACTAGATTCGATTAATTATAATGAATTTCAGCTTGATGTTGTTAGAAAAGGCGGTAAAGAAGATACAATCGAAATTCTACCTGAATCGTTGGAGGATTTAAAAGATTACCTCAGCATTAGAAACAGTCGTTACAAAGCAACAGATAGAGATTTCTATATATTTGTTACCAATTATCAAGGTGCTGTAAAGCCAATGTCAGTAAGAACTATCCAAAACCTAGTAGAACGATATACCAAAGCTTTCAACAAAGGACAACGCTCTCTGAGCCCTCATAAGTTGCGTCACTCTTTCGCTGGTGAACATTTAAAGAATAGTGGAGGTAACATCGTTTTACTTCGTGATCAATTAGGGCATAATTCCATTGAAACAACTTCCCTATACACCAACTTAGACCGTAAAGAACATAAAAAAGTGATGAAGAATATAAGTGATTCTAGAATACAAAAAGAAAATAAATAAAATAAGAGCGTACACCGTCAAAGAAGGATGTACGCTTTTATATTTCTTTATATTTACTTCATTTTAGCTCCATTGGCCATATTGTTTGTTCAACTTTATTTTTAAGATTATTCTGTTCTTCCTTACTTAATTTAGAATATAATTCTTTCAAAGCAGTACGCTGAGTTAGGATCACCTCAATTAGATCCCCTTTAGAAAATTTTCTTAACCCTGCCTCAGTTGTTAACCACTCTTTATCGTATCCAATAATCTCTAATAACAGATTATAAACCTTATTATATTCTTTCTCTTTATATTGGACCTGTTTTAATGCTTCATTGTATCCTCTTTTAAATTCACTAGTATGAATCACATTATTAACTGTCTTTGCTGAAGGTGGAATTGTTTCCTCATATTGTGAAATAAGTGTATTAATTTCACTCAATAGAATCATTAAATGTACTTTTGATCTTGATCTAGTACTCCCATTTCTTTCAACATCACTTTCAATATGGCTCTTAATCGTTAAATTAATATCTGCTAGAATTGACATAAAATCTAACTTTTGAGAATCAGCACTAGCATCACTTCCGTAATCAATTGCTTTTTGCACAATCCTATTTTCGCTAATGTCATTTCTAATTTTAATCACCTCTTAACTATTAATTCTTTTTTATTCGATCAATGGGAATATCGGATGTAAATAAATAGATATTTAACAATTTATTTTTATAATTATTTAAAGCAGCTTCCCAAAAATAAAATTCACTTTTATAACCTCTAACAAAATATTCAAAATACCAGAAAATATCATTTTCCTTTTCTGTTGGAAAAACTACTTTTATGTTAAGTTCCTTCATTATTTGTTTGACCATTTTAATATCTCTTAGAACTTTCTTTATAGTTGCGTCTAATAATGATATGTAGGGTTCATTGATTTTTACAGGTATACGTTTAAATGTAAGTGAGTCAAATTCAAGATCATCTAAAATTAACGTTAGATATATATATACGGAAGCTATGTTCTTATCATAAGTTGTAATAGGTTCTTTAATATCCATCCACCAACACCCCACAATATTAAGCGTAATTATGATTGATTTTTTTCTACAAGCTTAATTACATCTTGAATAAACACCTCTTTAGTTATTCCAAGCGGTATAACAGTGAACAGATTCAGTTGAAATTCTTTTAATTGATAACGCACCAGGTTATTTATTTTAATTTTTGGAATACCGTACTTAAAACAAAATCTATGTATATCAATGTCATACCTAAATACAATAGGAGCAGCTGCACCGTTAAACAAGTCTTTACTAGAAACTAAATCATTGTGAAATTCATTTATTAAGGTCATATCTTCTTCTACATTAGAATAATTTAACCCTTGTTTGTTATCCAATACTTTACTCACTATTAAAGATATTTCTTTGTTGTCTAAGTTGATTAATTTTTCTCTAATAAAACTAGGAAAGTCCTCGAAAAGTACACGTTGATTTTTTTTAATACAAAATGAATTTTCTACTATATATCGATTATAATCTTCCTTGGATATAAGTAACCTCTTTTTAAAATAATCTAAGAACTCTTCGCGATCACCGAAAAATTTAAAACAAGCTTGTTTCGCGTATGTCGTAAGGACCACATGTGATACTTCTGGAACTATCTTAGTTCGTGCGTAATCATAAGTAACAGCTAGATGGTTTGCTATATCTTGTATGGTTAATGTATATCCTTCCTCTATGTATTCCACGACCTGTTGAGCGAGAGCCACAGTAGGAACCCCTTTATGCACAAGCATGATCCTATAGCCTGACACACAAACACCCCCTCATCTATATTAGTAATATTACTAACATATAATTGTTTAAAAAAGAAAAAGAGAATATCCCCTCTTTCTCTTCATTCTTATAGAATTGATAATTTTTTTAACAAAACTTCATACTCTTCACAAGCATCTTCTAGCACTTCCCAATACCTTTGTTCATCAAGACTTGTTAAAAAGTTATACTTGTTAATGGACTGATTTATTAGGTCTCTATGATCATCTGTAGTATTCTGTTTAACGTAATGCGGAGTCAAACTAGCACAGAAAGCTGCAAATGCACACCTATTTGTTAGACCATCAGCTTCTATTAACCCACTCAAATGATTTGTATTTGAATCCTTGCTTTCAGGTAGATTCAAGCTTATTTTAACCAAGCGTTCTATTCTTAAGCATAAATCCATATGATTCATTAATAACCCCACTTATTTAAGATATTATTTATAGATTAATGCTATATAAACACATATATTTTCTCAAGTCAAAGGTTCATGTTTAATTTCACCCTTCCTTTTACTTAAAGTCAACCTACATGAAATTTGTCCATATCCTCTATATCTATCAGCATTTTCTTATTATTAAGTAGATTAATAAATTCCCTAGAATTTAATGGTTTCTTTAAATAATACCCTTGTACTTCTTGACACTTATTTTCCTTTAAATAAGCCAACTGATGTTTTTTTTCCACACCTTCTGCAACAACGTTCAACCCTAACTTATCCGCTAATTTTAAGATCACACTTGTAATTTCTGCATTACTTCCATCTACTTTAATATTATTTATAAAAGATTTATCGATTTTTAAAGTCTGAATAGGTAAACCTTTTATATAACTCAATGATGAATAACCTGTACCGAAGTCATCTACGGATATATGAATTCCTAATTGTTTTAGATTTGTTAATTCAACAACTGCATCGTTTGATAAAAGCAAACTTTCAGTAACTTCTATTTCTAACCATGAAGGAGGAATGTTATGAATCTGTAAAGTTGTTAGAATATGTTGTGTAATACCTGGCTTCTGAAATTGCCTCGCAGAGAAATTAATAGCTACACGTAACGGGTATGGACTTAAATCATTCCACTTCTTTACTTCTTTACAAGCTTTATTTAGTACAATATCCCCTAGTTGATGAATTAACCCTGTTTTTTCTGCAATTGGTATAAAAATAGCTGGTGAGGTATTTGAGTTTTTTATACGTGCTAATCCCTCAACTCCTGAAATATATCCGGTCAAAAGGCTATACTTAGGTTGGAAATTTAGTATGATATTATCATTTTCGATAGCATGTCTTAATTCTGATTCTATCAAAAACTCCTCTTCCGTATAAATTCTCATTTGTTCTTGAAAAAATTCAAAACCAGTACCTGACTTTTTTGACTCATACATTGCTAACTCTGCATAGCTTATAAGTTTTTCTATGTTATCACTATGCTCATTATAAACGCTTATCCCTATGCTCATTGTAAGATAATATAATTCTCCTTTTAGTTTAAAAGGTTTTAAAAATGAATCTATTATATATGTAATTCGTTCTTTTACGTATTCTGTATTTATCCAATCTTCAAGTACAACAAAAAACTCATCTCCTCCAGGTCGAACAATTAGAACGTCCTTACCTAGTACCCGAACTAGCCTTTCGGCAACTTCCTTAATAAGATCGTCACCCACTGAATGTCCTCTCACATCATTTATTGCTTTGAATTGATTAATGTCCATTGAAACGACTGCAATATTCATATTACTTTCTATAGCTGTCTCCATATAAAGCTCTAAATACCGTCTATTTGGTAATCCAGTTAAATAGTCACTATATTCTTGATACCTCATTACTGAATAAAGCAAAGTATTCAATTGATTATCCATACTCCCCCCCCTTTTCACTTTGACACGAAAAAAAGCACCCCAATACAGATACACGTAGTGTATATTCTGTATTGGGGTGCTCCCATTGTTTAAATAGTTTGTATAAATAATTATACAACCAAAAAACCATTTTTATCAATATATTACTCTATTTTCTAATTAAATCTTTATAGTTAATCAATAGAAAAAAATCACAATAGGTAAATCCTTTAAAGTCAACATAAATCATTGACAATAATCTAATATAGGTATATAATACCATTATAGTATCAAAAAGTGTAATTATTATTTGTTTTTGTTTTTGTGAAATTTG
This genomic interval from Metabacillus schmidteae contains the following:
- the xerS gene encoding tyrosine recombinase XerS yields the protein MASQSLEHQKHEKRLNTHLKEFPDYVREYIQAQKRKNRSPSTLLGYIHDFKKFFIYLQEEGITDKKNIKDIPYTVLEHLRKDEVEFYVDFLHEEQIEVRKGVFKKRSRASINRNISALTSLFTFLTTQTENQEGECYFYRNVMSKIPLLGRSETANRRSAAISSKILHNHSITDFLDYVKFEYLTEIDGKQKERFKKNRERDIAILSLFLGTGLRVSELASLTLDSINYNEFQLDVVRKGGKEDTIEILPESLEDLKDYLSIRNSRYKATDRDFYIFVTNYQGAVKPMSVRTIQNLVERYTKAFNKGQRSLSPHKLRHSFAGEHLKNSGGNIVLLRDQLGHNSIETTSLYTNLDRKEHKKVMKNISDSRIQKENK
- a CDS encoding putative bifunctional diguanylate cyclase/phosphodiesterase; amino-acid sequence: MDNQLNTLLYSVMRYQEYSDYLTGLPNRRYLELYMETAIESNMNIAVVSMDINQFKAINDVRGHSVGDDLIKEVAERLVRVLGKDVLIVRPGGDEFFVVLEDWINTEYVKERITYIIDSFLKPFKLKGELYYLTMSIGISVYNEHSDNIEKLISYAELAMYESKKSGTGFEFFQEQMRIYTEEEFLIESELRHAIENDNIILNFQPKYSLLTGYISGVEGLARIKNSNTSPAIFIPIAEKTGLIHQLGDIVLNKACKEVKKWNDLSPYPLRVAINFSARQFQKPGITQHILTTLQIHNIPPSWLEIEVTESLLLSNDAVVELTNLKQLGIHISVDDFGTGYSSLSYIKGLPIQTLKIDKSFINNIKVDGSNAEITSVILKLADKLGLNVVAEGVEKKHQLAYLKENKCQEVQGYYLKKPLNSREFINLLNNKKMLIDIEDMDKFHVG
- a CDS encoding DUF3800 domain-containing protein — its product is MSSNQLQTEVMNIFFDESGQDSDKPTTMGGLLIPHSVYYTQEMNDLTKKLEEKKLKLHWTDYTGDAVLRENIKAAISIFSKIARYTRMNVISYNRSSLDLRYKLSDDPGSKKLRSRERKETMNYATLMVYTKIPERIFYGLLRNYGKDVYIKADIYIEKEGKYQKYDLETRLKDNLNTQSLYRGEQYWVKDCTMLMKGEMIGIELVDLILGIIRLIIKNAPIPNGLTDKEYQEQNIKGKAKKHQLVIELLKIKSFYQFLQNIKYYEWDSHKELSEIHFNDYLDLFMAKNFREFE
- a CDS encoding DUF3895 domain-containing protein; this translates as MNQISFDELFIQEKTSSPKPSAPSQLERDIQVILEHGETSALNICEKLIAINSISSDRYLTEKPKDYYKVCCILDSLHNEGKLRFIEDKDKTDRIYELIL